From Prosthecobacter fusiformis, one genomic window encodes:
- a CDS encoding DUF2164 domain-containing protein, translating to MIANLTKEQKAEVISSLQRYTSKELDCDLGDIQAGHLLEYILKEIGPFAYNQGVEDAKGYLASKVEELTGTCFEQGLTYWNASSGGRQIKRKP from the coding sequence ATGATCGCCAATCTCACCAAAGAACAAAAAGCCGAAGTCATTTCATCCCTCCAGCGCTACACTTCTAAAGAACTCGACTGTGACTTGGGCGACATCCAGGCAGGACATCTTTTGGAGTATATCTTGAAAGAGATCGGTCCGTTCGCTTACAATCAGGGAGTCGAGGATGCGAAAGGATATCTGGCTTCGAAAGTCGAAGAATTGACCGGTACCTGTTTTGAACAAGGACTGACTTATTGGAATGCGTCCTCAGGAGGGCGGCAAATCAAACGCAAGCCTTGA
- a CDS encoding ExbD/TolR family protein codes for MNFRKQHSIEPTPMQLAPLVDVLFLLVIFFAVTSHYAKNEQVMDISVPAADEGEEKESRNVGEIIINIKSAGEIIVNGQELTEEELLVKLRNIASIYKDQAVILRGDEVADYKYVINVLNTCQKAGIWNIAFATRKPETEAPKN; via the coding sequence ATGAATTTCCGCAAACAGCATTCCATTGAGCCCACGCCCATGCAGCTAGCCCCGCTGGTGGATGTGCTGTTTCTCCTGGTCATCTTCTTTGCCGTCACCTCTCATTATGCTAAAAACGAGCAGGTCATGGACATCAGCGTGCCTGCGGCTGATGAAGGGGAGGAAAAGGAATCTCGAAATGTGGGTGAAATCATCATCAACATCAAGTCAGCCGGTGAAATCATCGTCAACGGCCAGGAACTCACAGAAGAAGAACTGCTGGTGAAGCTGCGAAACATTGCTTCTATCTATAAAGACCAAGCCGTCATCCTCCGGGGTGACGAGGTGGCCGATTACAAGTATGTAATCAATGTCCTGAATACCTGCCAGAAGGCGGGCATCTGGAACATCGCCTTTGCCACCCGCAAGCCCGAAACAGAAGCCCCGAAGAACTGA
- a CDS encoding MotA/TolQ/ExbB proton channel family protein: MHRPKFFALTLLAIVMTWLAPAVQAQTAAPATASPTPMEAAAEPATAENNPFANALTLEGFIQSTGVMAYPLIVLSMITAFLIVLFTFTVRQGTVVSDAFMNSADALIRKQDYLGLLAVCNRRNECIARITAKTLDFATRNPTASFEEVKEVTEAEGNRQSSLLLARIAYLGDVGAVAPMLGLLGTTLGMITTFHAISGAEYGGSNQLGLAQGVSEALLCTASGLVIGIPALIFYAIFRGKVNRLISEMEAATTHLMALLAVQYKRAARAVAGRGE; this comes from the coding sequence ATGCATCGCCCCAAATTCTTCGCCCTCACCCTCCTGGCCATCGTGATGACATGGCTGGCCCCTGCGGTTCAAGCCCAGACCGCAGCCCCCGCCACGGCTAGTCCGACGCCCATGGAAGCGGCGGCTGAACCTGCAACAGCAGAGAACAATCCCTTTGCCAACGCTTTGACGCTGGAGGGATTTATCCAAAGCACAGGCGTCATGGCCTATCCATTGATCGTCCTATCGATGATCACCGCTTTTCTCATTGTACTCTTCACCTTCACCGTGCGGCAGGGCACGGTGGTGAGTGATGCCTTCATGAACTCTGCGGATGCGCTCATCCGCAAGCAGGACTACCTCGGTCTGCTGGCGGTCTGCAACCGGCGCAATGAGTGCATCGCCCGCATCACGGCGAAGACCCTGGACTTTGCCACACGCAACCCAACGGCCAGTTTTGAAGAAGTGAAAGAAGTCACTGAGGCTGAGGGCAATCGCCAGTCCAGCTTACTGCTAGCGCGCATCGCCTATCTGGGGGATGTCGGTGCGGTGGCACCCATGTTAGGCCTTCTGGGGACGACGCTAGGAATGATCACCACTTTCCACGCAATCTCGGGTGCGGAATATGGAGGCTCCAACCAGTTGGGATTGGCGCAAGGTGTATCTGAAGCCCTTCTTTGTACCGCTTCAGGCCTGGTCATCGGGATCCCGGCCCTGATTTTTTATGCCATTTTTCGTGGTAAGGTAAACCGCCTTATTTCGGAAATGGAAGCCGCCACCACCCACCTCATGGCGCTCCTGGCCGTCCAATATAAACGCGCCGCGCGTGCCGTAGCCGGACGTGGGGAATGA
- the lipA gene encoding lipoyl synthase: MACKIDPALHTEKKPDWIRVKLPRDPVFWSTKSLISDLKLHTVCEEAQCPNRWECWSQGTATFMIAGDRCTRACGFCAVKTAKPFALEADEPQRVAQATKRLGLNHVVITAVARDDVKDGGAEHFARTIEAVREAVPHITIEILVPDFNEKEDSLDVVMKARPHIFNHNLETVERLTPLVRSRAQYHRSLKVLKRAKQISLDLGTKCATKSGLMLGLGETEVELFQAMDDLLEHDVTVLTLGQYLRPSAQHLPVIEYVHPDTFENYKEIARKKGFRHVASAPLVRSSYHAADFKPELDVG, from the coding sequence ATGGCCTGTAAAATTGACCCCGCTCTGCACACAGAAAAGAAGCCCGATTGGATTCGTGTGAAGCTGCCTCGTGATCCTGTTTTCTGGAGCACAAAGTCCCTGATTTCCGACCTGAAACTCCACACCGTGTGCGAAGAGGCCCAGTGCCCGAACCGCTGGGAATGCTGGAGCCAGGGTACAGCCACCTTCATGATTGCTGGCGATCGCTGTACCCGTGCCTGCGGATTCTGCGCGGTCAAAACCGCCAAACCGTTCGCCCTGGAGGCCGATGAACCCCAACGTGTCGCCCAGGCCACCAAGCGCCTCGGTTTGAACCACGTTGTCATTACCGCCGTCGCCCGCGATGACGTCAAAGACGGCGGTGCCGAGCACTTTGCCCGCACCATCGAAGCCGTGCGTGAGGCGGTTCCTCACATCACCATCGAGATTCTGGTTCCTGACTTCAACGAGAAGGAAGATTCTCTGGATGTGGTCATGAAGGCCCGCCCGCATATTTTTAATCACAACCTGGAAACCGTCGAGCGCCTCACCCCCCTCGTCCGCAGCCGTGCCCAATATCATCGCAGCCTGAAGGTGCTGAAACGCGCCAAACAGATCTCTCTGGACCTCGGCACCAAATGCGCCACCAAGAGCGGCCTCATGCTCGGCCTCGGCGAAACCGAGGTCGAACTCTTCCAGGCCATGGATGACCTTCTGGAACACGACGTCACCGTCCTCACCCTGGGCCAATACCTGCGCCCATCCGCCCAGCATCTCCCCGTCATCGAATACGTCCATCCGGATACCTTCGAAAACTACAAAGAGATCGCCCGTAAAAAAGGCTTCCGCCACGTCGCCAGCGCCCCCCTTGTCCGCAGTTCCTACCACGCCGCCGACTTCAAGCCGGAGCTGGATGTGGGATGA
- a CDS encoding NAD(+)/NADH kinase codes for MPQRIALFGGSFNPPGQHHSVIAQRLASEFDQVRVIPCGPRPDKPVTDSIPAVYRAALADLTFGNLPGVTVDLFDLEQASFTPNWDLQSKYEGQGEVWHVVGGDLITGGGTGQSLIQRTWKNGQELWESARFVVLTRPGYVIEPSDLPPNSLVFETDVPGSSTLIRENLSKGRSVEGLLAPRAQAYIGRYGLYRAPNPGNWARQSLSDQTFSIQSDPHNAKAQAWLSDIGPGTDEQPGFITVLGGDGAMLRCIRERWRERLPFFGINAGHLGFLMNAPEQVLGCPFPPSDVILRQMPLLYIETEDREGRIQQAYGFNDAWLERSTSQSAWLQVIVNGVERIPKLVSDGALVATAAGSTAYARSMGASPLLADTPAWLLVGSNVMEPAHWRSALLSVDNTVEIRSLSPEHRPVQAYVDGLSMGEVVSFRARLSRAASAELAFCASHDMADKIAAIQFHRSSEGR; via the coding sequence ATGCCCCAGCGCATTGCCCTCTTTGGAGGCAGCTTCAATCCACCCGGCCAGCATCACTCTGTCATTGCACAGCGTCTTGCTAGCGAGTTTGACCAAGTGCGTGTCATCCCCTGTGGCCCACGACCGGACAAACCAGTCACAGATTCTATCCCCGCTGTTTACAGGGCGGCGCTTGCTGACCTGACTTTTGGCAACCTGCCCGGCGTCACGGTGGATCTTTTTGATCTTGAGCAGGCCTCTTTTACACCCAACTGGGATCTGCAAAGCAAGTATGAAGGCCAGGGCGAAGTCTGGCACGTGGTGGGTGGAGACTTGATAACGGGAGGAGGCACAGGCCAATCACTCATCCAGCGCACCTGGAAAAATGGCCAGGAACTGTGGGAGTCAGCCCGTTTTGTGGTTCTCACCCGGCCGGGCTATGTCATAGAACCCAGCGACCTGCCTCCAAATTCCCTGGTTTTTGAAACCGATGTTCCAGGTTCCAGTACGCTGATACGTGAAAATCTCAGCAAAGGGCGCTCGGTGGAAGGTCTTCTCGCTCCACGTGCCCAGGCTTATATCGGCCGCTATGGTCTCTACCGCGCACCCAATCCAGGCAACTGGGCACGCCAGAGCCTGAGTGACCAAACTTTCTCTATCCAGAGCGATCCACACAACGCCAAAGCGCAAGCCTGGCTGTCAGACATTGGTCCGGGTACAGATGAGCAGCCGGGTTTCATCACTGTGCTGGGAGGTGATGGGGCCATGTTACGATGCATCCGTGAGCGTTGGCGTGAAAGGCTGCCATTCTTTGGTATCAATGCCGGTCATCTGGGCTTTCTGATGAATGCGCCGGAACAGGTTCTCGGTTGTCCGTTCCCACCCTCGGATGTCATTTTGCGCCAGATGCCGCTGCTTTATATCGAAACAGAAGATCGCGAGGGAAGAATCCAGCAGGCTTACGGCTTCAATGATGCGTGGCTGGAGCGGAGCACGAGCCAGAGCGCCTGGCTACAGGTCATCGTGAACGGGGTAGAACGCATTCCTAAACTGGTGAGCGATGGCGCTCTCGTGGCCACCGCTGCCGGGTCAACGGCATACGCCCGCAGCATGGGGGCCAGCCCACTACTGGCGGATACACCCGCCTGGCTCCTGGTAGGATCCAATGTGATGGAGCCAGCGCACTGGCGCAGCGCCCTTTTGTCCGTGGACAATACCGTGGAGATCCGCAGCCTGAGTCCTGAACACCGTCCGGTTCAAGCTTATGTGGACGGTTTGAGTATGGGGGAAGTGGTCAGTTTTCGTGCCCGCCTCAGCCGTGCAGCCAGTGCTGAATTAGCCTTTTGCGCAAGCCACGACATGGCAGACAAGATCGCAGCGATTCAGTTCCATCGTTCCAGCGAGGGACGCTAA
- a CDS encoding sulfurtransferase: MPETAPAPAAITNIAAYQFATLSDLKSLREKLIALCKGWDLKGTILLSTEGINLFIAGGQHEVDLLVSELRAIPGLEKLTPKVSESAEQPFRRMLVRIKKEIIAFGVEGIEPAKYTSPRIEAHTLKQWLDEGRPITLLDTRNDYEVKLGTFKGAHIIGVNSFRDFPEAVSRLPEALKQQPIVTFCTGGIRCEKAAPFMEREGFEQVWQLEGGILKYFEEVGGAHYDGECFVFDQRVGVDPALSETESTQCFMCQSPLSDAEQQDARFVEHVSCPYCYKTTEQQMAENIAARHKTIRSLITPLPGSAPYDHQQPLNVPRACDGLTLLDTLITILPHVPRTELLMRFEDQRILNQDGQPVLPDMIVRAGERYLRLIPANVEPDVNADIQIVHEDEAVLVLVKPAPLPMHAGGRFNRNTLQYILHEVYEPQKPRACHRLDANTTGLVVVARTRHFAGLVQKQFASGAVEKIYLAKVQGHPPTDSFFSDAPISDVPGALGSREVDEDNGREARTEFRVIRRDADGTALVEARPLTGRTNQIRIHLWQLGFPIVGDPVYLPGGSVGDTQTLDLSAAPLCLHAWKLAFIHPLTQTRVSFETDVPAWGCPL, encoded by the coding sequence ATGCCTGAGACTGCTCCAGCCCCTGCGGCCATCACCAACATTGCCGCTTATCAATTTGCCACCCTGTCTGACCTGAAGTCATTGCGGGAAAAACTCATCGCCCTTTGCAAGGGCTGGGATTTGAAAGGCACCATTTTGCTGAGCACCGAGGGGATTAATCTTTTCATCGCTGGAGGCCAGCATGAAGTGGATCTGCTGGTGTCGGAACTGCGAGCCATTCCCGGACTGGAAAAGCTGACCCCCAAGGTCAGTGAAAGCGCGGAGCAGCCATTCCGGCGAATGCTGGTGCGCATCAAAAAGGAAATCATTGCCTTTGGTGTGGAGGGGATCGAGCCAGCCAAATACACTTCGCCACGAATTGAAGCGCATACTTTAAAGCAGTGGCTGGACGAAGGCCGCCCCATCACCCTGCTGGATACCCGCAATGATTATGAGGTGAAGCTCGGCACTTTCAAAGGCGCACACATCATTGGCGTGAACAGTTTCAGGGATTTCCCTGAGGCCGTAAGTCGTCTGCCAGAAGCCTTGAAGCAGCAGCCCATCGTCACCTTCTGCACCGGTGGCATTCGTTGTGAAAAAGCCGCCCCGTTCATGGAGCGTGAAGGCTTTGAGCAGGTGTGGCAGCTCGAAGGTGGCATCCTCAAGTACTTCGAAGAAGTCGGCGGTGCTCATTATGATGGCGAATGTTTCGTCTTTGATCAACGTGTGGGCGTGGACCCGGCGCTGAGCGAGACCGAGTCCACCCAATGTTTTATGTGCCAGTCCCCGCTGTCGGATGCGGAGCAGCAAGACGCTCGTTTTGTGGAGCATGTCTCCTGTCCCTATTGTTATAAAACGACGGAGCAGCAGATGGCGGAAAACATCGCCGCCCGGCACAAAACCATCCGCAGCCTGATCACGCCACTCCCTGGCAGCGCCCCCTACGATCATCAGCAACCTCTGAATGTCCCCAGGGCTTGTGATGGACTGACGCTGCTGGACACACTCATCACCATCCTGCCTCATGTGCCTCGCACAGAGCTGCTGATGCGTTTTGAAGACCAACGGATTTTAAACCAGGACGGCCAGCCTGTGCTTCCTGACATGATCGTCAGGGCAGGGGAGCGCTATCTGCGCCTCATACCCGCCAATGTGGAGCCTGATGTGAATGCAGACATCCAGATCGTGCATGAGGACGAAGCCGTGCTCGTGCTCGTTAAACCTGCCCCATTGCCGATGCATGCCGGCGGCCGGTTCAATCGCAATACGCTTCAGTATATCCTGCATGAGGTGTATGAGCCGCAAAAACCGCGTGCCTGCCATCGGTTGGATGCCAATACCACCGGCCTCGTCGTGGTGGCCCGCACCCGCCATTTCGCGGGGCTGGTCCAGAAACAATTCGCCAGTGGGGCGGTGGAAAAAATCTATTTGGCCAAAGTTCAAGGCCATCCCCCAACAGACTCCTTTTTCTCCGACGCCCCCATCAGCGATGTTCCCGGTGCCCTGGGCAGCCGTGAAGTGGATGAAGACAACGGTCGCGAGGCCCGCACCGAATTCCGTGTCATCCGCCGGGATGCTGACGGCACAGCCCTCGTCGAGGCACGTCCCCTTACAGGACGTACTAATCAGATTCGCATTCACCTTTGGCAGCTCGGTTTTCCCATTGTCGGTGACCCCGTTTACCTGCCTGGCGGTTCTGTGGGGGATACCCAGACGCTGGATCTAAGCGCCGCCCCCTTGTGTTTGCATGCCTGGAAGCTGGCCTTCATCCACCCTCTGACTCAAACGCGCGTCTCTTTTGAGACGGATGTCCCTGCCTGGGGTTGCCCCCTGTAA
- a CDS encoding tetratricopeptide repeat protein, with protein sequence MRRHELPRLLLLIPLLSATVVLGQAVPRAIPVEEEEQKPIPRAIPVDPTTRPAQPAAPPQPKSPDQDLFDYASMVYERGEFAIAAQSFGQYLQNYPSGAQVPLAMFRIGECYMKQNQLKVAETYYMEVVSRYPNSEGAPSAAYRLGAMRFNAKDFEESARQFAFCETKSTLPQVRLAAAYNRARAYQMLKDSKRQIAALQSVIATKTDNPYREASLLMLGTVYLAEDKKAEALPLFLDLLKESKDNAVLSEANVKAAVLQAEMGKPDESIPLFERALTIPETTPLNRGIALVGIVQALFAKGDYDGVIENYNRNSGVLPDGEIRPKMLLLVGNAYRMKKGYARAVEVYLMIEQGFPGSDQAFEAGYWKLYCFYLLDDRDLGDFATAFIQRHIQDRPQHEFINLARLIRADFYFNHGDYAKAADSYSDVRIDVLPPKLQPGTLFNKGWALAEAARHQDAIGAFTQFLADYPAHEFKPKALARRGLAYRESKDLAKAVGDFQRVIKEYTNSDAAEISYLQLGLIAMEQRDAKAMVAAFEMLVTKYPRSKAAGQAWYGIGRGYFDQKNWEKAIPALQKAIETDKETNLDRAYQMLLLAYYAQQDFEGLSKAIDEYRKANSNANIPPNVVSWLGLKLYDLKLYARATKYLSLATTPDAPENTDPRVWNYLGMAFLETKDYEGSIKATDYFLAVTPDSAVKARGLMTKGRALLGLGKIDEAEKVAQEGLGFAKDGKPQALLLILEGDVAMAAGQKLESEGSANAALEKYKAAAGKFMYPAQLFDDAELTPEAMDKASRALEKAGQSAKAAEFRQLLKDQYPQYQAE encoded by the coding sequence ATGCGCCGTCACGAACTGCCCCGCCTGTTGCTCCTCATCCCTCTGCTCAGTGCCACAGTGGTCCTCGGACAGGCCGTGCCCCGCGCCATCCCTGTGGAAGAGGAAGAGCAAAAACCGATCCCACGGGCTATCCCGGTGGACCCGACTACCCGCCCCGCCCAGCCAGCCGCCCCCCCGCAGCCGAAATCACCGGATCAGGATCTCTTCGACTATGCCAGCATGGTTTATGAGCGTGGAGAATTTGCCATCGCGGCTCAATCCTTTGGACAGTATCTGCAAAATTATCCCTCAGGTGCACAGGTTCCCCTGGCCATGTTTCGCATTGGCGAATGCTACATGAAGCAGAACCAGCTCAAGGTGGCTGAGACTTATTACATGGAGGTGGTGAGCCGTTACCCCAATTCCGAGGGTGCGCCTTCCGCCGCCTACCGTCTGGGAGCAATGCGCTTCAATGCCAAAGACTTTGAAGAATCCGCACGCCAGTTCGCTTTTTGCGAAACCAAAAGCACCCTGCCCCAGGTACGCCTAGCCGCCGCGTATAATCGCGCACGTGCATACCAAATGCTCAAAGACAGTAAGCGGCAAATTGCTGCCCTTCAGTCAGTCATCGCCACCAAGACTGACAATCCTTACCGGGAAGCCTCCCTGCTGATGCTCGGCACTGTTTACTTGGCCGAAGACAAAAAGGCTGAGGCACTGCCGCTCTTCCTGGATCTGCTCAAGGAAAGCAAGGATAACGCCGTACTTTCCGAGGCAAACGTGAAGGCCGCTGTACTTCAGGCTGAGATGGGGAAACCGGACGAGTCCATCCCGCTCTTTGAACGTGCGCTGACCATTCCTGAAACAACTCCCCTAAACCGGGGCATCGCCCTCGTCGGCATCGTGCAGGCATTGTTTGCCAAAGGCGATTACGACGGAGTTATCGAAAACTACAACCGGAACTCCGGCGTCCTTCCAGATGGCGAAATTCGTCCCAAAATGCTCCTGCTTGTGGGCAATGCCTACCGGATGAAAAAAGGCTATGCACGGGCGGTTGAGGTCTATCTCATGATCGAGCAAGGCTTTCCAGGCAGTGACCAGGCTTTTGAAGCAGGCTACTGGAAGCTGTATTGTTTTTACCTTCTCGATGACCGGGATCTGGGAGACTTTGCGACTGCATTCATCCAGCGTCACATTCAAGACCGCCCTCAGCATGAATTCATCAATCTGGCCCGGCTCATCCGGGCAGATTTCTATTTCAACCATGGTGACTACGCCAAAGCTGCGGATAGCTACAGTGATGTGCGGATCGACGTTTTGCCGCCAAAACTTCAGCCGGGCACTCTTTTCAACAAAGGCTGGGCTCTTGCAGAAGCCGCACGCCATCAAGATGCCATTGGGGCATTCACCCAGTTCTTGGCCGACTACCCGGCACATGAATTCAAGCCCAAGGCACTCGCACGCCGGGGATTGGCCTATCGCGAATCCAAGGACTTGGCCAAAGCGGTCGGCGACTTCCAGCGCGTGATCAAAGAGTACACCAATTCTGACGCGGCGGAAATTTCATACCTCCAGTTAGGCCTTATCGCCATGGAGCAGCGAGATGCCAAGGCCATGGTCGCCGCCTTTGAAATGCTGGTGACCAAGTATCCACGCAGCAAGGCTGCAGGTCAGGCCTGGTATGGCATTGGTCGGGGATACTTCGATCAAAAGAACTGGGAAAAAGCCATTCCCGCCCTGCAAAAAGCTATTGAAACTGACAAAGAGACAAATCTGGACCGCGCCTATCAGATGCTGTTGCTAGCCTACTATGCGCAGCAGGATTTTGAGGGGCTGAGCAAGGCCATTGACGAATATCGCAAGGCTAATTCCAATGCCAACATTCCCCCCAACGTCGTTTCCTGGCTGGGCCTGAAACTTTACGACCTGAAACTCTATGCCCGTGCCACTAAGTATCTGAGCCTGGCCACGACACCAGATGCACCTGAGAATACAGATCCTCGCGTCTGGAATTACTTGGGCATGGCATTCCTGGAAACCAAGGATTACGAAGGCAGCATCAAGGCGACCGATTATTTCCTGGCCGTCACCCCTGACAGCGCAGTCAAGGCACGCGGGCTGATGACCAAGGGCCGGGCCCTGCTTGGTCTTGGCAAGATTGATGAAGCGGAAAAAGTGGCTCAGGAAGGGCTGGGGTTCGCCAAAGATGGTAAACCGCAGGCACTCCTGCTCATCCTCGAGGGAGATGTGGCTATGGCAGCTGGGCAGAAGCTGGAGAGCGAGGGCTCCGCAAATGCTGCCCTAGAGAAATACAAAGCTGCCGCCGGCAAATTCATGTACCCAGCCCAACTCTTCGACGATGCTGAGCTGACCCCTGAAGCCATGGACAAAGCTTCTCGTGCCTTGGAAAAGGCCGGTCAGTCCGCCAAGGCTGCCGAGTTCCGCCAGTTGCTCAAGGACCAGTATCCCCAGTATCAAGCTGAATAG
- a CDS encoding phage holin family protein, whose amino-acid sequence MRTLALYAEARGRLLQIEAQEAGTKFSEIFILVTVLCGCLLFGWMLALPAFVWIVANSLGWPWWHVALWGAGLHLFLAIVFFISLKVRLSKLRVFEETFHQFQRDRDAIGNLPPRQ is encoded by the coding sequence GTGCGCACCCTGGCCCTCTATGCAGAAGCCCGGGGGCGACTGCTGCAGATCGAAGCGCAGGAGGCGGGCACCAAATTTAGCGAGATATTCATTCTCGTCACCGTCCTCTGCGGCTGTCTGCTGTTCGGCTGGATGCTGGCCCTGCCTGCATTCGTCTGGATAGTGGCTAATTCTTTGGGATGGCCGTGGTGGCATGTCGCCCTGTGGGGTGCAGGCTTGCACCTGTTTTTAGCCATCGTCTTTTTCATTTCTCTTAAAGTCCGGCTGAGCAAGTTGCGGGTTTTTGAGGAGACTTTTCATCAATTTCAGCGTGATCGTGATGCGATCGGCAATCTTCCGCCTCGCCAATGA
- a CDS encoding type IV pilus twitching motility protein PilT, translated as MSDQAAPQDLVPVLGHVDDYLRFCMQYDASDLHLATAAQPIWRRFGNLTPIWTNSVALSPEDTRRLAYSFLTEAQIHQLENKGDVDFAYSPDYGRFRASVIQQRLGIDITFRIISTSIRSVEELGLPETVRTLIRYHNGLVLVTGPVGCGKSTTLAALVDEINKERQDHIITLEDPIEYVINPKSCHVNQREVGTHTDSFAAALRGALREDPDIIMVGEMRDLETISLAITAAETGHLVLGTLHTGNSARTLDRVLDVFPPDQRDQIRIMVSESLRGIISQQLVPKTDGNGRAMAVELLVNTPAVAACIRDGKTYMLNGVMQTGKNVGMITMDDSLRNLYSKGLISREECESRSEDKQQMRLFFQS; from the coding sequence ATGTCCGACCAAGCTGCCCCCCAAGACCTCGTGCCCGTTCTGGGCCATGTGGATGATTATCTGCGTTTTTGCATGCAGTATGATGCATCCGATTTGCATCTCGCCACTGCGGCCCAACCTATCTGGAGACGTTTTGGCAACCTGACACCGATCTGGACAAATTCGGTTGCACTGAGTCCAGAAGATACCCGGCGACTCGCCTACAGTTTCCTCACCGAGGCTCAAATCCATCAGTTGGAGAATAAAGGAGATGTCGATTTCGCCTACTCCCCTGACTACGGGCGTTTCCGCGCCTCCGTCATCCAGCAACGCTTGGGCATTGACATCACTTTCCGCATCATCAGTACCAGCATCCGCTCTGTGGAAGAACTGGGCCTGCCTGAAACCGTTCGCACGCTGATCCGTTATCACAACGGGCTCGTGCTCGTCACCGGCCCAGTTGGTTGCGGAAAATCGACCACTCTGGCTGCGCTGGTGGATGAAATTAACAAGGAGCGCCAGGATCACATCATTACCCTGGAAGATCCCATTGAGTATGTGATCAACCCGAAAAGCTGCCATGTAAACCAGCGCGAAGTCGGCACCCATACGGATTCCTTTGCGGCAGCTCTTCGTGGTGCTTTGCGTGAAGATCCGGACATCATCATGGTGGGTGAAATGCGTGACTTGGAGACTATTTCCCTGGCCATCACAGCTGCTGAAACGGGTCACTTGGTGTTGGGAACCCTGCATACAGGAAACAGCGCTCGCACACTTGACCGTGTGCTGGACGTTTTCCCACCCGATCAACGCGACCAGATCCGCATCATGGTCTCTGAGTCTCTCCGCGGGATCATTTCCCAGCAGCTCGTCCCGAAAACGGATGGCAACGGTCGAGCGATGGCGGTGGAGCTTCTCGTTAATACCCCGGCTGTGGCCGCATGTATCCGCGATGGTAAAACCTACATGCTCAACGGTGTGATGCAGACCGGAAAAAACGTCGGCATGATCACGATGGATGACTCCCTGCGAAACCTTTACAGCAAAGGCCTTATCAGCCGTGAGGAGTGTGAATCCCGCTCCGAGGATAAGCAACAAATGCGCTTGTTCTTCCAAAGCTAG
- a CDS encoding type IV pilus twitching motility protein PilT encodes MSIIDNYFQQLIELGGSDLHLSQGQPPKVRVHGSIKAISPDILTHSTMETMMREICEARAWERYLEKGDLDFAYEMDEEHRFRCNYLKQQNGFAAVFRIIPTKIASLEQLGIPPVVKEFGHMRSGLVLVTGPTGSGKSTTLAALLDYINTNFRRHIITVEEPIEFVHKNKRSIITQREVPIQTPTFADGLRAALRQDADIVLVGEMRDLETISLALTAAETGLLVFGTLHTNNARKTVDRIIDVFPAEQQSQVRTMLAASLKGVVAQLLMKKADGKGRVAVNEIMVSTPAVGAIIREGATQKLYDVIIGGKAQGMQFMDDSIWQKLRDGYASPMEAYMKAIDKGRFKAFLPPEDQAIANAGGGEAKK; translated from the coding sequence ATGTCCATCATTGATAACTACTTCCAGCAACTCATTGAACTGGGTGGTTCCGACCTTCATCTTAGCCAGGGGCAGCCGCCTAAAGTGCGCGTCCACGGCAGCATCAAGGCCATTTCTCCTGACATTCTGACTCACAGCACCATGGAAACCATGATGCGTGAGATCTGCGAAGCTCGCGCTTGGGAGCGCTACCTTGAAAAAGGGGACCTCGACTTCGCCTATGAGATGGATGAGGAGCACCGTTTTCGCTGCAACTACCTCAAGCAGCAAAACGGCTTTGCCGCAGTCTTCCGTATCATTCCCACGAAGATCGCCAGCCTGGAGCAGCTCGGCATTCCTCCTGTGGTGAAGGAATTTGGCCACATGCGCAGCGGCCTTGTTTTGGTCACCGGTCCTACCGGTTCCGGCAAGTCCACGACACTGGCCGCCCTGTTGGATTACATCAATACCAACTTCCGCCGTCACATTATCACGGTGGAGGAGCCCATCGAATTCGTGCACAAAAATAAGCGCAGCATCATCACCCAGCGCGAGGTGCCCATCCAGACGCCTACCTTTGCCGACGGTCTTCGCGCTGCCCTCCGTCAGGATGCGGACATCGTACTTGTGGGGGAAATGCGCGACTTGGAAACCATCTCGCTGGCCCTCACAGCCGCAGAGACCGGCCTCCTTGTTTTCGGCACATTGCACACGAATAACGCCCGCAAAACCGTTGACCGTATCATCGACGTTTTCCCCGCCGAACAGCAGAGCCAGGTTCGCACCATGCTCGCCGCTTCTCTCAAAGGCGTGGTGGCCCAGTTGCTCATGAAAAAGGCGGACGGCAAAGGCCGTGTGGCCGTGAATGAGATCATGGTTTCCACTCCGGCTGTAGGTGCCATCATCCGTGAAGGTGCCACGCAGAAGCTCTATGACGTCATCATCGGCGGCAAGGCCCAGGGCATGCAGTTCATGGACGATTCCATCTGGCAGAAGCTGCGCGACGGTTATGCCAGCCCGATGGAAGCCTATATGAAAGCCATCGATAAAGGCCGATTCAAAGCCTTCCTGCCGCCTGAGGATCAGGCCATCGCCAATGCTGGCGGCGGCGAGGCGAAGAAATAA